Proteins encoded in a region of the Streptomyces sp. NBC_00258 genome:
- a CDS encoding minor capsid protein, protein MADLLDGLARHLAAQNLLTYETAGTGGDTFLESMPDAPDEAVALTLYEALEPDSKLGYDEPRLQVRCRGTRDRRVSRQRCQDIYNELEGLCDTELPDGTVLISCFALQGGPVSLGIDAKGRHEHVTNYQLEVRSLTKHRV, encoded by the coding sequence GTGGCTGACCTCCTCGACGGCCTGGCCCGTCACCTCGCCGCACAGAACCTGCTCACGTACGAGACCGCGGGCACCGGCGGAGACACCTTCCTGGAGTCCATGCCCGACGCCCCCGACGAGGCGGTCGCGCTGACGCTGTACGAGGCCCTGGAGCCGGACTCCAAGCTCGGCTACGACGAGCCCCGGCTCCAGGTGCGATGCCGGGGGACACGCGACCGGCGCGTCTCGCGGCAGCGCTGCCAGGACATCTACAACGAGCTCGAAGGCCTCTGCGACACCGAGCTGCCGGACGGCACCGTGCTGATCTCGTGCTTCGCCCTCCAGGGCGGCCCCGTCTCCCTCGGCATCGACGCCAAGGGCCGGCACGAGCACGTGACGAACTACCAGCTTGAGGTGCGGTCGCTTACCAAGCACCGCGTCTGA
- a CDS encoding N-acetylmuramoyl-L-alanine amidase, with amino-acid sequence MQLVTRKTLGWPASAAPTQATAKGVKVHYTGGAVSTALLKDHNRCLALWRDIRAAHLANVAEGYSDVAYNYAGCVHGHLLEGRGIGRRTGANGSQTLNKAHYAILGLVGSSGLTQPTDELLGAIRDGIELLREHGAGTEVKGHKDGYATSCPGGPLYAWVKQGAPRPGGKPVEPKPGTGRPVVDLSQLLAAAKADPPKAGTPVSYEGVKVVEDALVKEGLLAKSLADGHFGTATKAAYGLWQMRCGWSGKDADGLPGKSSLSKLGARRGFNVTA; translated from the coding sequence ATGCAGCTCGTCACGCGCAAGACGCTGGGCTGGCCGGCCTCCGCCGCGCCCACCCAGGCCACCGCGAAGGGCGTGAAGGTCCACTACACCGGAGGAGCCGTCTCGACGGCGCTCCTGAAGGACCACAACCGGTGCCTCGCCCTCTGGCGGGACATCCGGGCCGCCCACCTCGCCAACGTCGCCGAGGGCTACTCCGACGTCGCGTACAACTACGCGGGCTGCGTCCACGGGCATCTCCTCGAGGGCCGTGGCATCGGCCGCCGGACCGGCGCCAACGGCAGCCAGACCCTCAACAAGGCGCACTACGCGATCCTCGGCCTCGTCGGCTCCTCCGGCCTGACCCAGCCCACGGACGAGCTGCTCGGCGCGATCCGCGACGGCATCGAGCTGCTCCGCGAGCACGGCGCCGGAACCGAGGTCAAGGGCCACAAAGACGGCTACGCGACCAGCTGCCCCGGGGGCCCGCTGTACGCGTGGGTCAAGCAGGGCGCACCTCGCCCGGGCGGGAAGCCCGTGGAGCCGAAGCCCGGCACCGGCCGCCCCGTGGTCGACCTCTCGCAGCTGCTCGCCGCGGCGAAGGCGGACCCGCCGAAGGCCGGCACCCCCGTCTCGTACGAGGGCGTGAAGGTCGTCGAGGACGCCCTCGTGAAGGAGGGACTCCTCGCGAAGTCCCTCGCGGACGGCCACTTCGGCACCGCCACGAAAGCCGCCTACGGCCTGTGGCAGATGCGCTGTGGCTGGAGCGGCAAGGACGCCGACGGCCTGCCCGGCAAGAGCAGTCTCAGCAAGCTCGGCGCCCGCCGCGGCTTCAACGTCACCGCCTGA
- a CDS encoding Rmf/CrpP fold protein translates to MGPREQLVRALGEGAEAGRRGDRPTACPYEAGDLRRSAWIRGYAKNRPLPE, encoded by the coding sequence ATGGGACCGCGCGAGCAGTTGGTGAGGGCACTCGGCGAGGGCGCCGAGGCCGGCCGTCGAGGCGACCGTCCAACTGCCTGCCCGTACGAGGCTGGTGACCTCCGCCGCTCGGCCTGGATCCGCGGCTACGCGAAGAACCGGCCGCTGCCCGAGTAG
- a CDS encoding phage tail protein, with protein sequence MALSIGELVGFIRADDSGWQRGLDSARLRMRGLQRDADGSLRDLRGRFVSEGEAAGRGLADGIRAHAQLAAPAVKAVGAAIATIGVGLPALAAVTAGLMGLVAGAAAAGIAVKAFTLAAGQQWSAVQDVAKLAEEAQKAAASGAADAAEKQKAYTDALAQLPPATQATARAFVGLKGDFKAWSDGLSGTTMPVFTKGIEILRDLLPALTPFVKAAASAFGGFLDEVAAGVKSAGFKEWAADMSAAAGPALSDFLQVIKNLAIGFGGLLQAFLPASDGVTGGLVSMSEAFAQWATGLKDSEGFAQFMDLAREGGETFGVLALAALEVLSALSPLVGVTAQLALFLADIINSTPPDVLLAIGTAWAAIALGIKAYALYTAIAAGVTRAWAIAQGILNAVMMLNPVALIIGLIVALVAIIIVAYQKSETFRQIVQTVWEAVKAAISTAVDGIMAAIGWFAQLPGRIGGWFGRAKDAAIAKFWELVRWVAGLPARVSSALSGLAGTLRSRASEAGSAMVSATRQKISDVVSWVRGLPGRAKSALGSLGSILMDAGKSLIRGFINGVKSMFGSVKSTLGGLTSSLTSWKGPEDVDKRILSPAGRLVIRGFQNGIDDQIPSLQAQLQAVTRGLPEMALPGFPGAGTGALPGVPGSAPSGGGGGGERVVKILLDGPEAMTRLIRDIVDVKGGGDVQVAFGRR encoded by the coding sequence GTGGCCCTCTCCATCGGCGAGCTGGTTGGTTTCATCCGGGCCGACGACAGCGGGTGGCAGCGCGGCCTGGACTCCGCGCGGCTGCGGATGCGTGGCCTCCAGCGCGACGCCGACGGCTCTCTGCGCGACCTGCGCGGCCGGTTCGTCTCCGAAGGCGAAGCCGCCGGACGGGGCCTCGCCGACGGCATCCGGGCCCACGCGCAGCTGGCCGCGCCTGCGGTCAAGGCGGTCGGGGCGGCGATCGCCACGATCGGCGTGGGCCTGCCCGCCCTCGCGGCAGTTACGGCGGGCCTGATGGGCCTGGTCGCCGGAGCCGCCGCGGCGGGTATCGCCGTAAAAGCCTTCACACTCGCGGCCGGCCAGCAGTGGTCGGCCGTCCAGGACGTCGCCAAGCTCGCCGAGGAGGCACAGAAGGCTGCCGCGTCCGGGGCCGCCGACGCTGCGGAGAAGCAGAAGGCCTACACCGACGCTCTCGCGCAGCTGCCGCCCGCCACCCAGGCCACAGCGCGCGCGTTCGTCGGCCTCAAGGGCGACTTCAAGGCCTGGTCGGACGGCCTGTCGGGCACGACGATGCCCGTCTTCACCAAGGGCATCGAGATCCTCCGTGATCTGTTGCCCGCCCTGACTCCTTTCGTCAAGGCCGCGGCGTCCGCCTTCGGTGGCTTCCTCGACGAGGTGGCCGCGGGCGTGAAGAGCGCCGGGTTCAAGGAATGGGCGGCGGACATGTCGGCGGCGGCCGGTCCGGCGCTGTCCGACTTCTTGCAGGTCATCAAGAACCTCGCCATCGGGTTCGGAGGCTTGCTGCAAGCCTTCCTCCCCGCCTCGGACGGCGTGACCGGCGGCCTGGTCAGCATGTCCGAGGCCTTCGCGCAGTGGGCGACCGGCCTCAAGGACTCCGAGGGTTTTGCCCAGTTCATGGACCTGGCCCGAGAGGGCGGGGAGACGTTCGGGGTCCTCGCCCTGGCTGCGCTGGAGGTGCTGTCGGCCCTGTCGCCGCTCGTCGGCGTGACGGCGCAGCTGGCCTTGTTCCTCGCCGACATCATCAACTCGACGCCGCCGGACGTGCTGTTGGCGATCGGCACGGCGTGGGCTGCAATCGCCCTCGGGATCAAGGCGTACGCGCTGTACACGGCGATCGCGGCGGGCGTGACGCGCGCGTGGGCGATCGCGCAGGGCATCCTCAACGCGGTCATGATGCTCAACCCGGTCGCGCTGATCATCGGGCTGATCGTGGCCCTGGTCGCGATCATCATCGTCGCCTACCAGAAGAGCGAGACGTTCCGGCAGATCGTCCAGACCGTGTGGGAGGCCGTGAAGGCAGCGATCTCCACGGCGGTCGACGGGATCATGGCGGCCATCGGGTGGTTCGCTCAGCTGCCGGGCCGCATCGGCGGCTGGTTCGGCCGCGCCAAGGACGCCGCGATCGCCAAGTTCTGGGAGCTGGTCCGGTGGGTGGCTGGACTTCCAGCGCGTGTGTCCTCGGCGCTCTCCGGTCTCGCGGGCACTCTGCGCTCGCGTGCGTCGGAAGCCGGAAGCGCGATGGTCTCGGCCACCCGGCAGAAGATCAGCGACGTGGTCAGCTGGGTGCGCGGGCTGCCGGGACGGGCGAAGTCGGCCCTCGGCTCACTCGGCAGCATCCTGATGGACGCGGGGAAGAGCCTGATCCGCGGCTTCATCAACGGCGTGAAGTCGATGTTCGGCTCCGTGAAATCCACGCTCGGCGGCCTCACCAGTTCCCTGACGAGCTGGAAGGGACCCGAGGACGTCGACAAGCGGATCCTCTCCCCGGCCGGACGCCTCGTCATCCGAGGCTTCCAGAACGGCATCGACGACCAAATCCCGTCCCTCCAAGCCCAGTTGCAGGCCGTCACCCGGGGCCTCCCGGAGATGGCGCTACCGGGCTTCCCCGGAGCTGGCACGGGCGCTCTGCCGGGCGTTCCCGGCAGCGCGCCGAGCGGCGGCGGTGGCGGTGGCGAGCGCGTGGTGAAGATCCTCCTGGACGGCCCGGAGGCGATGACCCGCCTGATCAGGGACATCGTTGACGTCAAGGGCGGCGGTGACGTGCAAGTTGCGTTCGGCAGACGGTAG
- a CDS encoding helix-turn-helix domain-containing protein gives MPSDPLPDWVPTRRQAIGGAIRVERKRQKLTQERLGELAGLDRKTINRVEQAHHATSIDYLLVIADALHVPLAELVR, from the coding sequence GTGCCATCCGACCCGCTGCCCGACTGGGTGCCAACCCGCCGACAGGCCATCGGAGGCGCCATCCGAGTCGAACGCAAGCGCCAGAAGCTGACACAGGAGCGACTCGGAGAACTCGCCGGACTGGACCGCAAGACGATCAACCGCGTCGAGCAGGCCCACCACGCAACGAGCATCGACTACCTCCTCGTCATCGCCGACGCGCTGCACGTTCCGCTCGCCGAGCTGGTGAGGTGA
- a CDS encoding DUF6879 family protein yields MPSNAPTIAELLAGCTRSAVHLELRDHYGTPEEAEDFDAWLRTGQLDTDPRSPDWAPWVDLVSQTVARGVSVRRARVISEPASDYIRYEHASTVVNVHAGEQVSWLPRHLASGIVLPDNDFWLFDEQLIRWGYFDSSGARLGHEISEDVADAKLCSEAFEAVWALAVPHDQYQIH; encoded by the coding sequence ATGCCGTCGAACGCGCCGACGATCGCTGAGCTGTTGGCCGGCTGCACGCGCTCGGCCGTACATCTGGAGTTGCGCGACCACTACGGGACTCCCGAGGAGGCCGAGGACTTCGACGCGTGGCTGCGTACCGGCCAGCTCGACACCGACCCCCGTTCCCCGGACTGGGCCCCGTGGGTCGACCTGGTCTCCCAGACCGTCGCGCGCGGCGTCTCCGTCCGGCGGGCCCGCGTCATCTCCGAGCCCGCCTCCGACTACATCCGGTACGAGCACGCCTCCACTGTCGTGAACGTCCACGCGGGTGAACAGGTGAGCTGGCTGCCTCGCCACCTCGCATCGGGCATCGTCCTGCCGGACAACGACTTCTGGCTGTTCGACGAGCAGCTGATCCGCTGGGGGTACTTCGACAGCAGCGGCGCCCGTCTCGGCCACGAGATCTCAGAGGACGTGGCAGACGCGAAGCTCTGCTCAGAAGCCTTCGAAGCGGTCTGGGCCCTCGCCGTCCCGCACGACCAGTACCAGATTCACTGA
- a CDS encoding collagen-like protein: MTRTERALARRWRPLALLCWLVALSGAVVIIWGRIDSETTARQDAVAEANRRGEAVSTLATDVRQLRAQVKGEGETPVAPDPSDAIKDLPARAEVPVSIPGPKGDPGRPGSNGEPGEDGEDGTPGTPGQNGESGTDGVPGPQGEQGAQGPQGEQGPQGEQGPRGEQGSPGPACPDGYSLQPPASDPDALICRRDGAPDPSEDPTSPLAAGLDPQRRVYV; the protein is encoded by the coding sequence GTGACCCGGACCGAGCGGGCTCTCGCTCGCCGCTGGCGACCGCTGGCGTTGCTGTGCTGGCTGGTCGCGCTGTCCGGCGCGGTCGTCATCATCTGGGGCCGCATCGACTCCGAGACGACCGCACGTCAGGACGCGGTCGCTGAGGCGAACCGCCGAGGCGAGGCAGTCAGCACGCTCGCTACGGACGTGCGGCAGCTGCGGGCGCAGGTGAAGGGCGAGGGCGAGACGCCTGTAGCTCCCGACCCGTCGGACGCGATCAAAGATCTACCCGCACGGGCTGAGGTGCCTGTCTCGATCCCCGGCCCGAAGGGAGACCCCGGCCGGCCGGGCAGCAACGGTGAGCCCGGCGAGGACGGCGAGGACGGGACCCCCGGGACACCGGGCCAGAATGGCGAGTCGGGCACGGACGGCGTTCCAGGGCCGCAGGGCGAGCAGGGCGCACAGGGGCCACAAGGGGAGCAGGGACCGCAGGGCGAGCAAGGGCCACGCGGCGAGCAGGGTTCGCCCGGCCCGGCATGCCCGGACGGCTACAGCCTCCAGCCCCCGGCCTCCGACCCGGACGCGTTGATCTGCCGGCGGGATGGCGCGCCGGATCCGAGTGAGGATCCGACGTCTCCGCTGGCTGCCGGGTTGGATCCGCAACGTCGCGTGTACGTGTGA
- a CDS encoding phage tail tube protein gives MAEQKYNARDVEFEIEDFLTPGTWIDIGGINTFSKGHEEETADTTTYASEGQAESQKMQIAKSLTIEGLRLRDSATGAINPGQAKVEALSERLGEDSLGRVRFSHKNDSTWEVWTAHVNLGDQGGGNNDKTAWAATFTRSGAQTSVAKP, from the coding sequence ATGGCAGAGCAGAAGTACAACGCGCGCGACGTCGAGTTCGAGATCGAGGACTTCCTGACGCCCGGCACGTGGATCGACATCGGCGGCATCAACACGTTCAGCAAGGGCCACGAGGAGGAGACGGCCGACACCACGACGTACGCCTCCGAGGGCCAGGCCGAGTCGCAGAAGATGCAGATCGCCAAGTCCCTGACGATCGAGGGCCTGCGGCTGCGCGACAGCGCAACCGGGGCGATCAACCCGGGGCAGGCCAAGGTGGAGGCCCTGTCCGAGCGGCTCGGCGAGGACAGCCTCGGCCGCGTGCGCTTCTCCCACAAGAACGACTCCACGTGGGAGGTCTGGACGGCGCACGTCAACCTGGGCGACCAGGGCGGCGGCAACAACGACAAGACCGCGTGGGCGGCGACGTTCACCCGCTCCGGCGCGCAGACCTCGGTGGCCAAGCCGTGA
- a CDS encoding phage minor capsid protein: protein MPVSPAMAEDLATEVRRLYEDAESALLERLAAALEADIESPLWAELKLASVGDLRRAVETISTALERDTTGAVSEALIEAYNRGRQSAVAELGALDIGRELAARRALPNAAAVDRLAASMAEDTRPLYQRITRSVVDVFRSTVARVSGGTLLGTMTRRQASQRALNQFARRGVTGFVDRAGRNWDMASYAEMAVRSVTARAAIEGHIDALAELQIGLVIVSDAPLNCPLCEAWEGEVLTLGNTSGPHTIRAEHEIEDGRSVVVHVAGSLLEARAAGLFHPNCRHSLAAYLPGVTTRPPHHATPGTTYADTQRQREIERHIRAWKRRQDVAMDEQTRRAAGAKVRAWQAAMREHVAAHEDLRRKPAREQVQTAATQPAARPENVEVARLRSDPGALREMTEEQITAAMSSGQLTGEDLQRFQDEVDRRETEQLLARARPSLRLVEDLTGFSDDELARLLPHLNTDDVLRLAAEMDRRDADTRLPSVNSQLAGMSDEQLGQRARHASGEDLAAIAAEADRRQLLAAVLPGGRLAANIEGVDEDTLGWALRYASAEDAERIAAELDRRHPPAPLPPAAGATTIEGQLADRAAMDAILEPAGSPDEWAFLADGLPDPYEGMSSTERWIAEREAEAEAGRGAYTREQVREMYREHVYGQYLTAEDELRGVLLTREAYLAGVDPISLFSGPSHVAYSRASEELKRWWADHPRTTLVEYTEMATGQRSEAADKARKNQGDQQNRL, encoded by the coding sequence ATGCCGGTGTCTCCCGCTATGGCCGAGGACCTCGCCACCGAGGTCCGGCGCCTGTACGAGGACGCCGAGAGCGCACTCCTGGAGCGCCTCGCCGCGGCCCTGGAGGCGGACATCGAGTCGCCGCTGTGGGCGGAACTCAAGCTCGCCTCCGTAGGCGACCTGCGCAGGGCCGTCGAGACCATCTCGACTGCTCTGGAGCGGGACACCACCGGCGCAGTGTCCGAGGCCCTGATCGAGGCCTACAACCGCGGCAGGCAGTCCGCCGTCGCCGAGCTCGGGGCGCTCGACATCGGCCGTGAGCTCGCCGCCCGCCGCGCGCTGCCCAACGCCGCGGCGGTCGACCGGCTCGCCGCGTCCATGGCCGAGGACACCCGCCCGCTCTACCAGCGCATCACGCGCTCCGTCGTGGACGTCTTCCGGTCCACCGTGGCCCGCGTGTCCGGCGGGACGCTACTCGGCACCATGACCCGCCGCCAGGCCAGTCAGCGGGCGTTGAACCAGTTCGCCCGCCGCGGCGTGACCGGCTTCGTCGACCGGGCCGGCCGCAACTGGGACATGGCGTCCTACGCCGAGATGGCCGTTCGTTCCGTGACCGCACGCGCCGCGATCGAAGGGCACATCGACGCTCTGGCCGAACTCCAAATCGGCCTGGTCATCGTCTCCGACGCCCCGCTCAACTGCCCTCTGTGTGAGGCCTGGGAGGGCGAGGTCCTCACACTCGGCAACACGTCCGGCCCGCACACCATTCGGGCCGAGCACGAGATCGAGGATGGTCGCTCGGTGGTCGTGCACGTCGCCGGATCCCTCCTGGAGGCCCGTGCCGCAGGCCTGTTCCACCCCAACTGCCGCCACAGCTTGGCCGCGTACCTGCCGGGCGTAACCACGAGGCCGCCGCATCACGCGACGCCAGGCACGACGTACGCGGACACGCAGCGCCAACGCGAGATCGAGCGGCACATCCGCGCGTGGAAGCGCCGCCAGGACGTGGCGATGGACGAGCAGACCCGCCGCGCGGCAGGCGCCAAGGTCCGCGCCTGGCAGGCCGCCATGCGCGAGCACGTGGCCGCACACGAGGACCTGCGCCGCAAGCCTGCGCGCGAGCAAGTCCAGACAGCCGCCACGCAGCCCGCGGCCCGCCCCGAGAACGTCGAGGTGGCCCGCCTGCGCTCCGATCCCGGGGCGCTACGGGAGATGACCGAGGAGCAGATCACCGCGGCGATGAGCTCCGGCCAGCTCACCGGCGAGGACCTCCAGCGGTTCCAGGACGAGGTGGACCGGCGCGAGACGGAGCAGCTACTCGCCCGGGCGCGCCCGTCCCTGCGGCTGGTCGAGGACCTGACCGGCTTCTCGGACGACGAGCTCGCCCGTCTCCTGCCTCACCTCAACACCGACGACGTGCTGCGCCTGGCCGCGGAGATGGACCGCAGGGACGCCGACACCCGGCTTCCGAGCGTGAACTCGCAGCTGGCTGGGATGTCGGACGAGCAGCTCGGGCAGCGGGCCCGCCATGCGAGCGGCGAGGACCTGGCGGCGATCGCCGCGGAGGCCGACCGACGCCAGCTGCTCGCCGCAGTCCTCCCTGGCGGACGCCTCGCCGCGAACATCGAGGGCGTCGACGAGGACACCCTCGGGTGGGCACTGCGCTACGCGAGCGCCGAGGACGCCGAGCGGATCGCCGCGGAGCTGGACCGGCGCCACCCGCCGGCCCCGCTGCCCCCGGCTGCGGGCGCGACCACGATCGAGGGGCAGCTCGCCGACCGGGCCGCGATGGACGCGATCCTGGAACCAGCGGGCTCGCCGGACGAATGGGCGTTCCTGGCCGACGGTCTGCCGGACCCGTACGAGGGCATGTCCTCGACGGAACGGTGGATTGCTGAGCGCGAGGCGGAGGCCGAGGCAGGCCGCGGCGCGTACACGCGCGAGCAGGTACGCGAGATGTACCGCGAGCACGTCTACGGCCAATACCTCACCGCTGAAGACGAGCTCCGCGGCGTGCTCCTGACTCGCGAGGCGTACCTCGCCGGAGTGGACCCGATCTCCTTGTTCTCCGGTCCGTCACATGTTGCCTACAGCCGCGCCTCGGAGGAGCTGAAACGGTGGTGGGCAGATCATCCGCGCACTACGCTCGTCGAGTACACGGAGATGGCCACCGGGCAGCGCAGCGAGGCCGCAGACAAGGCCCGCAAGAACCAAGGTGACCAGCAGAACAGACTCTGA
- a CDS encoding helix-turn-helix domain-containing protein has translation MSVSPSSSAQAAREAVAQRLRDIRREAGLTVVSLAAECGWHYSKTSRIENALTGPSANDIRAWCKATRTEGQAQDLIVQSLSAEAMYRQWRHQVRAGLRHIQDSRVRGYRDTELFRLYSSGLVPGLLQTEGYATAVLGIAASFHDLPDDSAEAAHARVERSRIIHEPGHRFIVVVEEAVLYCQVAEPDAMAAQLGYLLTAGALPAVSLGIVPMTARRAHWPEETFHIYDDRLVSVELVSAEVSVTQPGEIAQYLKTFERLRDMAVYGAEARALVVKAIEALR, from the coding sequence ATGTCCGTCTCGCCGTCCTCATCCGCTCAGGCAGCGCGCGAAGCCGTCGCCCAACGCCTGCGCGACATCCGCAGGGAGGCCGGCCTGACGGTCGTCTCGCTGGCTGCCGAGTGCGGCTGGCACTACTCCAAGACGAGCCGCATCGAGAACGCCCTCACCGGGCCGTCGGCCAACGACATCCGCGCCTGGTGCAAGGCCACCCGTACCGAGGGCCAGGCGCAGGACCTCATCGTGCAGTCCCTCAGCGCCGAGGCCATGTACCGGCAGTGGCGCCACCAGGTCCGCGCTGGCCTCAGGCACATCCAGGACAGCCGAGTCCGCGGCTACCGCGACACGGAGCTGTTCCGGCTGTACTCCAGCGGCCTCGTGCCCGGCCTCCTCCAGACCGAGGGCTACGCGACCGCCGTCCTCGGCATCGCTGCCAGTTTCCACGACCTGCCCGACGACAGCGCCGAGGCCGCGCACGCCCGCGTCGAGCGCTCACGCATCATCCACGAGCCGGGCCACCGGTTCATCGTGGTTGTCGAGGAGGCCGTGCTGTACTGCCAGGTCGCCGAGCCGGACGCGATGGCGGCGCAGCTCGGCTACCTCCTCACCGCCGGCGCCTTGCCCGCGGTGTCGCTCGGCATCGTGCCGATGACGGCCCGGCGCGCGCACTGGCCCGAGGAGACGTTCCACATCTACGACGACAGGCTTGTCTCCGTGGAGTTGGTGTCCGCGGAGGTGAGCGTCACCCAACCAGGCGAGATTGCCCAGTACTTGAAGACGTTCGAGCGCCTTCGCGACATGGCCGTGTATGGCGCCGAGGCGCGTGCTCTGGTCGTGAAGGCCATCGAGGCACTGCGCTGA
- a CDS encoding SU10 major capsid protein yields MAGITGMGTTFNLPNYTGELFALTPADTPLLSAIGGLTGGGMTTATEFEWEQYDLRDPAQRTKVEGADAPTAEERARGNVKNVVQIHQEQVSVSYTKQAAIGQVASPQSAPFNHNGGDNPVTNELDWQITQALKQMALDVNWSFLNGSYANPTTNATARQTRGLLQAITTNRIAKGTSVTGLTSATDTITETATALVDGDKIVFTATGAATSIIAGRTYYVVSKTTNAFKVATSLGGTALTLGTATGIAYTKPWATALTTDHVSDLLQLAYDNGGISEQETATLLLNSSQRRAVTAAFAGAYGKFQETSRTVGGVAVDTIITDFGTLSVMMDRHMPQDVISVVSMEQLMPVFLNIPGKGTFFEEPLAKTGASDKSQLYGEVGLKYGVEKAHGVLTGLKV; encoded by the coding sequence ATGGCCGGCATCACCGGGATGGGAACGACCTTCAACCTCCCCAACTACACGGGCGAGCTGTTCGCCCTGACCCCGGCGGACACCCCGCTGCTGTCGGCCATCGGCGGACTCACAGGCGGCGGCATGACGACCGCGACGGAGTTCGAGTGGGAGCAGTACGACCTGCGTGACCCGGCGCAGCGCACCAAGGTGGAAGGTGCCGACGCGCCGACCGCCGAGGAGCGGGCTCGCGGGAACGTGAAGAACGTCGTGCAGATCCACCAGGAGCAGGTCTCCGTCTCCTACACGAAGCAGGCCGCGATCGGCCAGGTCGCTTCGCCTCAGTCGGCTCCGTTCAACCACAACGGCGGCGACAACCCGGTCACCAACGAGCTGGACTGGCAGATCACGCAGGCGCTGAAGCAGATGGCGCTGGACGTGAACTGGTCGTTCCTCAACGGCTCGTACGCCAACCCGACGACCAATGCGACCGCGCGGCAGACGCGAGGGCTGCTCCAGGCCATCACGACCAACCGGATCGCCAAGGGCACCAGCGTCACCGGGCTGACCTCGGCGACGGACACCATCACGGAGACCGCGACCGCCCTTGTGGACGGCGACAAGATCGTGTTCACGGCGACCGGCGCCGCGACGAGCATCATCGCGGGTCGTACCTACTACGTGGTTTCCAAGACCACGAACGCCTTCAAGGTGGCCACCAGCCTCGGTGGCACGGCGCTCACCCTGGGCACCGCGACGGGCATCGCCTACACCAAGCCGTGGGCGACCGCGCTCACCACCGACCACGTCTCCGACCTCCTCCAGCTCGCCTACGACAACGGTGGCATCAGCGAGCAGGAGACCGCGACGCTGCTCCTGAACAGCTCACAGAGGCGGGCGGTCACGGCGGCATTCGCCGGGGCGTACGGCAAGTTCCAGGAGACCAGCCGCACGGTCGGCGGTGTCGCAGTGGACACGATCATCACGGACTTCGGGACCCTGTCCGTGATGATGGACCGGCACATGCCGCAGGACGTCATCTCGGTGGTGTCCATGGAGCAGCTGATGCCGGTCTTCCTCAACATCCCCGGCAAGGGGACGTTCTTCGAGGAGCCGCTCGCCAAGACGGGGGCGAGCGACAAGTCGCAGCTGTACGGCGAGGTGGGCCTCAAGTACGGCGTCGAAAAGGCCCACGGGGTCCTGACCGGGCTGAAGGTGTGA
- a CDS encoding minor capsid protein — MTQYTRFRFDGRQQWTSRGRRLASEGLRRGLEHVLAESRKIVPLEEGTLERSGKVDVDGLEGSVSYDTVYARRQHEELTWRHLPGRTAKYLEKPMASERDVVLRLMAVGLRRWLRG, encoded by the coding sequence ATGACGCAGTACACGCGCTTCCGCTTCGACGGCCGACAGCAGTGGACCTCCCGAGGCCGGCGCCTCGCGAGCGAGGGCCTGCGGCGCGGCCTGGAGCACGTTCTCGCCGAGTCCCGGAAGATCGTGCCGCTGGAGGAGGGCACCCTCGAACGGTCCGGCAAGGTCGACGTCGACGGCCTGGAGGGATCGGTGTCATACGACACCGTGTACGCCCGCCGCCAACACGAAGAGCTGACGTGGCGGCATCTTCCCGGCCGGACGGCGAAGTACCTGGAGAAGCCCATGGCCAGCGAACGGGACGTCGTCCTGCGGCTGATGGCGGTGGGCCTGCGGAGGTGGCTGCGTGGCTGA